gcgccagcttaaaacgcatcatttgtttattttcatgtcacagacacgaatggcaacactataccaggttgtttctaacatacgtgtgtgtatttactgtagcatacggcgtaatcaactctccggttccccgaggtctgctgccgcttgtgtctcgtacggctctcactaaatccttggtgtttcgagtctgacctCATCACctaacgtgttttttcatcaattttaacaatcatagggtagtttagatggttagagtaaggttagggttagggtgtgggttagggtaaaggtttcgtaagacttgaaacaccaaagatttagtcaaaaccaacaagccacgcccacggatctgactcgaaagtaccgtccccggaaaacagattaagcggcagacgggcaccttgaaacggagctctgaatacaccgtatatcatttacacacagaaacaagattgtatagtgctaatagctgatgtcagtaaacacgctatttagggcgcagaccaaagaaacgacgcgctgtcactttcagccgaaccaacccaaatagacgagaacgatgtaagtggtcgcttttgatcataggaacttcggcctacttatgtgattattttatgtgtctgtgacatgaataaacaaatgatgtgtttaaaaacaccgttagagtgtgtgtgcgtgctagTGAAACCcaccacagctcaagtacaaaagcttgtgtcattttacaaacgtcctctgcttatactttcacatataagatcattaatcgttttaaccacggtttacttcccaccgctgcctcgagttcaacatggctgcgtatcacATCTGTactgctcatcctccccgttatacgtgttgtgtgaaatctccccgcaccggggctatttttaaattgcaggcttattaaaataatgggcgggaaactgtagagatccgatcagttatccagatgtggaagccacttgttgacaagtgtaaatgcgctgtgtcctgattgtctgaagatccaatctgcttgttcggatcaccgagatcgcatgttaatgccaagtgtaaacgcacccttagaagtagcctaaaatttcattaaaaatttGTACATCAAAGTACCCGTTAACCTtgtaattttaaacatttaaatgatcatATACTGTAATTAGGCTAGAAAGTATAATATTTTacttatgtaatgaaaataagaaatcgcATTGGAATCTAATTTTACATTGTTATACTAAACGAAAAAACTTAATGTatctttctatttgtcattattccttaTCAGTTATCAAAAGGGTAAAGCATACACGTCACCCTATCTCAAAGCTTGCATACACGAGctgagacctgtcgtgagatttgatcTTAGCAACCGCTCACGTCCATATTGATAAATACCAAGTTTTGCGTGGAAACGACCGTACGCCCAGTTTTCGGTCGTACGCTCGTTTCATAAAAGAGGCCCCCTTGTGACTAAATCTTGTTAGGTACGCTCTGACAGTAAAACCTCGTGGCCCCCCTCCCCCATCTTGACCGAATGAACTGCAGTTCCTTCCACAGCAGCTGAACGCCTTGCAagggtaaatataaataaatcgaTCTTATTGTTGAAGTACAGCGTTTTCTTTACGCAAGAAATATTATGtctaaaatgttcatattttatgtatttgaggtctgagacATTTGGGACCGGATGGCTAGCATTTGCCTGCACTTATTTGCCTGTGCACACGGTagcatttcatcttttataaATCAGATTTAGGCCAAATTTTACAACAGAAAACCTGAGCACCCATATAGCTACAACAACATTGTAACCTGTTGATTAAAACGGTGATGTCGCCGTTTTAATAATGACGGACACATTCGCTAGTCAAAAACCCGTAACGTTAACTGAGTTTGATCCTCATCACCAACTGTAggtaaaatatatgtatatctaAGAAATTTCTTTGTTGATTTATGATTGATGAtacacttgttttttttaatcaatcgTATTGTATGGTCGCATCTCGCATGGTTAATTCATGTTTACGCTGTAAAAACTGATTTGAAAAGGGCTTTAAACCAGCTTTTATAAGATATCAAAACCTGTAATATGTATCAGACAGAATCAGGGTATCTTCCGTTCATTCCATAtccgttttcaaataaaaaacggaAAATGCGggaaaactttcattttttaatttcttcaacaaaatataaaaaacggaaaaacgttttttaaaaaagtagaaatattaactttttctatattttgtttaaactgggaaaattaaacaaagaatatatgaaataatgaataataccTGTTTTTTTCAACCTTGAGCTACAGTACGTGTTTTTTGCAAACAGTTGCAAGTGTCACCAACAGGGGGAGCAAAGATGTTGCAAAGCAGCTACAGTCATTCAGGTCAAATTACACAAACTATTGTGGCATTTAGCAGGACATGCAGACGCGATCTTTAGCAATTGGGAAGAGTTAATAACCATATTTAAGAACTTAAGAACATATTTCTGAAATGGACAGCTCTGTACATTACCGCAGTAAATACATAGATTGCGCATATATGTATACGCAATGTATAGTAATGTATAAAGCTTGCGCTTTGCCAGACTTACCatacacaaagaaaatatttgtaacATGTTCAAAATGTTGTCTGTAAAGTCACTTTGTTTAATGTTGATGCATGTGTGCACTTATTTGTTATTTGATGAGCATGCGTGGACTGGGCAGTGCCCAGTAGGTCTGCGATGCACTGTTTTCTCGTCCCGCTCCCTCTAAATTTTATTCCGCACAGATCCTCTCCTGCTGAGAATTCACCCTGTTCACTCTGTTCATTGTCTGCATTATATATACATGTGTTTCTTCTTTTATCttctgtgtgtatgtttacTTCTGTGCTTCTTTGTGAAAGACTCCGGTATGTGCCTGTTGGGTGTATGTGTtttagcgtgtgtgtgtgtgtgtgttcatgttttatatcccaatggggacctaaacctgaatgcacaccaacacatgggattcgtgtcaccgtggggaccaataTTGAGGTCCCATGNNNNNNNNNNNNNNNNNNNNNNNNNNNNNNNNNNNNNNNNNNNNNNNNNNNNNNNNNNNNNNNNNNNNNNNNNNNNNNNNNNNNNNNNNNNNNNNNNNNNGTAGATATTTCAGTTCATGCAAGAAATGCTCAAAACATTTGCCTTCTGAATCTGTGAGGTAGTCTCTCCAGAAAGGAACAACAATTTCTTCAATTCGCCTTTTATTGCTGCCAACTGGAGATAGGCGAATGGTAAAGAGGCTGTCAACCAGATCAGCAGTGAGGGTGGTAGGAGACCAGCACAGAAGGGTGCGAAAACTCTCCGGGTGAGCTTGTATTTTGTCAAgcaaaccaagtgttttcagtccaTCCCGAAATCTGagaaaaaatctgttatttaaAATTTTTTCTGATTGTTGACTTAAGTTGCCAAAACAAATTGCTTGGCATGCATTAATTAtaactataaatatatttattttaactaCAGGAATTTAAACCATAAGAAACTACTCAAATGTACTGTCCTTCATCTTAGTTGCAACAGTTAAGTATTCatttcaaattcatatttttcagtCACACCCAAGCACACTTTGCCAATTCATGTAGACATAGTCTAGTACATTAAACACTTCAACAGAAATGACCCACATAAAATCCTAAACACAGTCTGCATGCATTTTAGTAGGAGAAGCTGAGGATACCTCTCAAAAGGACCACGCACTTTGTGTATCACTTGGAacatgatgatgtcatctaCAAGCAAATTCTTGTCTTCCAACCTCCGCAGTGGCCTCAGGCAGCCAGCAGTGGCCAAATACTCCTCAAGTGGATCTGTTGATGCCAGTAGATCTACAAATGATTTACACTCAGTGACCTACAAAGATGTAATAaacaagaaaagtaaaaatTGACGTAATTAAACTTCTGGGGCGGTTTCCCGCACAGGGATTagattaaaccaggactaggcctttaTTAAATGAGATTATTTAAAttttaacaaacatgttttacaaaaatattacttgtgttagacaaaacaatggcactgatgtattttaatgtgttagtgcgagctgttttcagtttagagaGCTCTAACATTCCCTGTACGGGAAACCACCTCCTAGTGTAGAAAGACACACATTCGTCAAAACATAttacagaacagaaaaaaattacCCTTTTAATTTTTCCGTGCAGGTCACTATCCACAATATCTTCCAGAACTGGCTTAGTCAATTCTGGGCCATCAACAAGACAGGAGAAGAGAGTTGGGGACAGAAAGCCTGCAGAAGGACCGCCGTGTACAAGGCTAACTGCTATTGCCCTGCCTGCAATGAAGTATCTGTCCTCTCTCACAGCTAaagaaaattaaattattatatttttgaaaGTGCATGTGTACATAGACTTGACAAATACTGTATGAAAATATAGTGCCATCATATAAAATAGAGTTTTAAGATTACAATCAATGCTTACCAGTACTGTCAAGGGCCAAGTTCATTTTGCCTTCTTCACCCTCAAACATTGGAGATTGTACCAAAGCTTCCATTAGAAGTCTTAAAAATTCTCTTCTTGGTCCACCTAAATCCACAGCCTCTTCAAGTGCACCCATATCATCAGAAAACCTGACAGAAATAGTGTGACATGGATCGTATGTCCCTCGTTTAAAACCTCTAAAGGCTCCATCCAGGACTGTGGATCGGTTAGTGTTAAACTTGCATTTCTTCTGATGGTCTATTTTTGTTGCAAGATCTTGCAAAATCTCTTTTACTGACACCGAACATTCTGTGGTCCTTCTATATCAAACAAGATAAATATAAGTTACTATACACATTAGTTTTAAGAGAGtggtattttgtgtttttcatgaCTAATCACAATTTTTTACTTTGAACAATCTGCACAACATTTGTTGacattaagaaaaatatacagcaGTAACACAAAACTGCATCTTTGCAATTGGCTAATGTAAAGCATTTGCATTTGGACTAACCTTTCACTCTGCAGGCTTGCTAGTATAGCCTGATTCAATTCCTCATCATCAGAAGACAAGTCAGACAGTGCAGACATTACTGAAAGATAGTTATCATAGTTTGCTGATTGATGGTGTGTTGATGTAGAAGGTAATGCAGAACACTGAATTTCTTGAGTGCTGATCTGGTTATGTGAGCTTGAACAGTTTTGGCCAGTAAGTCCAAGAGATGGGTCAACTGAAATAGTTCCTTCGAATGGTGAGGTAGAAGGCTGACTGGTGGAAGGGCAGATTTGCAGTGAGCACACTGGCAGTTGACTAAAAGAATCGCTTGCTGAAGTGCTGCTGTGGTTGGGTGAGATACTTCTTTGATAAGTCAAGGCAGGAGTTTGAGTAAGTAATGAGTGTCTATCTTTCGTTAGAGATGAGGAGCGCAGCTGCCTTGCTGAAGCAGTGTTTTTATCACAATTGTCATCTTCACTGCTAGAGCCTTTAATATCATCCTTggaaatacataaacattttcagc
This genomic window from Triplophysa rosa linkage group LG18, Trosa_1v2, whole genome shotgun sequence contains:
- the LOC130569547 gene encoding G2/M phase-specific E3 ubiquitin-protein ligase-like, yielding MVRESDSQPEGVDSILRSSGRSIQKYIILKFISLINTDFNEGRVNIKSNTCFFSRAKAQYHDTFNKDVILLPTPSISVVVKHRTKQLLHEQGHILNGFEFQKSWDQRTVTEQIRDAFGEKLSADVSLEFLMACGNKLILPKLRAGQELDANLIHKIYKVKALYIRPSKAILDDIKGSSSEDDNCDKNTASARQLRSSSLTKDRHSLLTQTPALTYQRSISPNHSSTSASDSFSQLPVCSLQICPSTSQPSTSPFEGTISVDPSLGLTGQNCSSSHNQISTQEIQCSALPSTSTHHQSANYDNYLSVMSALSDLSSDDEELNQAILASLQSERRTTECSVSVKEILQDLATKIDHQKKCKFNTNRSTVLDGAFRGFKRGTYDPCHTISVRFSDDMGALEEAVDLGGPRREFLRLLMEALVQSPMFEGEEGKMNLALDSTAVREDRYFIAGRAIAVSLVHGGPSAGFLSPTLFSCLVDGPELTKPVLEDIVDSDLHGKIKRVTECKSFVDLLASTDPLEEYLATAGCLRPLRRLEDKNLLVDDIIMFQVIHKVRGPFERFRDGLKTLGLLDKIQAHPESFRTLLCWSPTTLTADLVDSLFTIRLSPVGSNKRRIEEIVVPFWRDYLTDSEVGDEDQTQLTLRVFD